From Pseudarthrobacter equi, a single genomic window includes:
- a CDS encoding TIGR01906 family membrane protein, with translation MKDETPARAKSAKPQPEPFLDTSGDSDEPAFSWMAADAADNGDTGKDTTPRDRTVNDGTGKESPALARTADGAGKGSPTPARTGDGTVTEGAATPVDQQPDSRSGRRAAEAADESATQKPAAVQSPAAGTSAAGSSAAAQSTSKPAGKGDGGSFREPLPTSALSVRPPEEEVARRNAERESAANAKPVAPRVMQVLLAIFFPVVLLVLAVRAVTSPLFLWIEYNRPGFPGDGYGFSTDDRMTYGSYAVDYLSNWAGPRYLGDLVHRSGDKLFKDGEVSHMADVKTVILSTFGAGTLLLILGVIAVLYLRKRSAGGVRRGLFAGSIVTLVLILGLGTLAFLGWQQFFTEFHRIFFADGSWTFSLDDTLIRLFPGQFWMDAGIVIGGLVLLVSLVTLILTWPTRRRRGVARTAEEPAEPAQA, from the coding sequence GTGAAAGACGAGACCCCGGCCCGCGCCAAAAGCGCCAAGCCGCAGCCCGAACCTTTCCTGGATACGTCAGGGGACTCGGACGAGCCCGCCTTCTCCTGGATGGCGGCTGACGCGGCGGACAACGGAGACACCGGCAAGGACACCACCCCGCGGGACCGGACCGTCAATGACGGCACCGGAAAGGAATCCCCGGCACTGGCGCGCACCGCCGACGGCGCCGGAAAGGGGAGCCCGACGCCGGCACGCACCGGGGATGGGACCGTCACGGAAGGCGCGGCCACGCCCGTGGACCAGCAGCCGGACAGCAGGTCCGGCCGCCGCGCCGCGGAAGCCGCCGACGAATCAGCCACCCAAAAACCTGCGGCCGTGCAGTCCCCTGCCGCCGGGACTTCCGCCGCAGGGTCCTCTGCTGCGGCACAATCCACCAGCAAGCCTGCCGGCAAGGGCGACGGCGGGTCGTTCCGCGAGCCGCTCCCCACGTCAGCGCTTTCTGTCCGCCCACCCGAAGAGGAAGTGGCGCGGCGCAACGCCGAGCGTGAGAGCGCGGCCAACGCCAAGCCGGTGGCACCGAGGGTCATGCAGGTCCTCCTTGCCATCTTCTTCCCGGTGGTCCTCCTGGTGCTCGCCGTCCGCGCAGTGACCAGCCCGCTGTTCCTGTGGATCGAATACAACCGCCCCGGGTTTCCCGGCGACGGCTACGGGTTCAGCACGGACGACAGGATGACCTACGGCTCCTACGCCGTCGACTACCTGAGCAACTGGGCCGGTCCGCGCTACCTCGGCGACCTGGTGCACCGCAGCGGCGACAAACTGTTCAAGGACGGCGAAGTCAGCCACATGGCCGACGTCAAGACCGTGATCCTTTCCACCTTCGGAGCGGGCACCCTGCTGCTGATCCTGGGCGTCATTGCCGTCCTGTATCTGCGCAAGCGCAGCGCCGGGGGAGTCCGGCGGGGCCTCTTCGCCGGGTCCATTGTCACGCTGGTCCTCATCCTGGGACTCGGCACGCTGGCGTTCCTGGGCTGGCAGCAGTTCTTCACCGAGTTCCACCGGATCTTCTTCGCTGACGGATCCTGGACCTTCAGCCTCGATGACACCCTGATCCGGCTGTTCCCCGGCCAGTTCTGGATGGACGCAGGCATTGTGATCGGGGGCCTGGTGCTCCTCGTGTCGCTGGTGACCCTGATCCTCACCTGGCCCACGCGCCGCCGTCGCGGCGTGGCCCGGACAGCGGAGGAACCCGCGGAGCCCGCTCAGGCGTAA
- a CDS encoding stage II sporulation protein M, with protein sequence MDMDAFSAVNADKWSRLHELAHKGKLSGPEADELLALYQATSAHLSLIRSVAPESGLSASLSATLAQARTRFTGARSNPMADLERFFVLALPAAFYRLAWLTLACGAAFLIIGAAYAVWIGSSPEALRAVASEAAAKQYVEEDFIDYYSENPAASFAGAVWTNNAWISAQAVALGITGVWVPIILFTNAQGVGVAAGIFAAAGKSDVFFSYILPHGLMELTAVFIACAAGLRIFWAMVSPGPRTRLRAVAEEGRSLVTVALGLVLVLFVSGLVEGFVTPSPLPVWAKIAIGAAVLACYWTYALVWGRRAYLAGERGDLRREDAGYTEIAA encoded by the coding sequence GTGGATATGGACGCCTTCTCCGCCGTCAACGCGGACAAGTGGTCGCGGCTGCACGAGCTTGCCCACAAGGGCAAGCTCAGCGGACCGGAGGCCGATGAGTTGCTTGCCCTGTACCAGGCCACATCCGCCCACCTGTCACTCATCCGCTCGGTTGCCCCGGAAAGCGGCCTGTCAGCATCCCTGTCAGCCACCCTGGCGCAGGCACGGACACGGTTCACCGGTGCACGGTCAAACCCCATGGCAGACCTCGAGCGGTTCTTCGTCCTCGCGCTGCCGGCAGCGTTCTACCGCCTGGCGTGGCTGACGCTTGCCTGTGGGGCCGCCTTCCTCATCATTGGCGCCGCCTACGCGGTCTGGATCGGATCGTCGCCCGAGGCCCTGCGCGCGGTGGCTTCGGAGGCTGCGGCCAAGCAGTACGTCGAAGAAGACTTCATTGACTACTACTCAGAGAACCCTGCCGCTTCCTTCGCAGGGGCAGTGTGGACCAACAACGCCTGGATCAGTGCCCAGGCTGTTGCCCTGGGCATCACCGGTGTGTGGGTGCCCATCATCCTCTTCACCAATGCCCAAGGCGTAGGTGTGGCGGCTGGCATTTTTGCCGCTGCCGGCAAGTCGGACGTCTTCTTCAGCTACATCCTTCCGCACGGCCTCATGGAACTCACCGCCGTCTTCATTGCCTGTGCCGCTGGCCTGCGGATCTTCTGGGCCATGGTGTCGCCGGGGCCACGAACCAGGCTGCGGGCTGTGGCGGAGGAAGGCCGTTCACTGGTCACCGTGGCGCTGGGCCTGGTCCTGGTGCTCTTCGTGTCCGGCCTCGTGGAAGGGTTCGTCACGCCCAGCCCGCTTCCAGTCTGGGCGAAGATTGCCATCGGCGCCGCCGTGCTGGCCTGCTACTGGACGTACGCCCTGGTATGGGGCCGCCGCGCCTACCTGGCGGGGGAGCGGGGCGACCTGCGCCGCGAGGATGCAGGCTACACCGAAATCGCTGCCTGA
- a CDS encoding AMP-dependent synthetase/ligase, producing the protein MREASTELLVGLDAASNVTDLLLERHAANPAHALYRRKGPNGWVDVPAGKFLQDVSALAKGLIAGGLEPGDTVAVMSATSYEWTLVDFAIWFAGGVTVPIYETSSASQVDWILRDAGARRVFVQDHATAELVSGVVAGSATLRDRLVNVIRMDYDGEAPHLASVSAAGAGVSDAELERQRSTAGLDDVASLVYTSGTTGSPKGCEITHGNFALVARNIVAFLPELLVQDQSRTLMFLPLAHVLARAVQVVCLSAGATLGHTQGAAQLLEDLGTFKPTFLLVVPRIFEKVRATAAHKAALAGKGRLFHAAVAAAISYSTEQDRQSRGEGSGPGFVLRVRHGLFDRLLYPRLRQALGGQVGYTVSGASHLSLEDAHFFRGAGIPVLEGYGLTETTAPCTANTPTRTRVGSVGIPIPGTTIRVAQDGEILVKGIGVFKGYHNNPQANAEAFVDGFFRTGDLGELDPDGFLTVTGRKKDILVTAGGKNVAPGPLEDTIRAHQLVGHAVVVGDGQKFVSALITLDPDGLADWRSERGMQPLERQAAVTDAEVLAAVQEAVDHANLSVSKAESIRRFTLLDTEFTVESGHLTPSLKLKRSAVVSDFDAEIAKLYA; encoded by the coding sequence GTGAGAGAAGCAAGCACTGAACTGTTGGTCGGGCTGGACGCCGCCAGCAACGTGACCGACCTGTTGCTGGAACGGCACGCCGCCAACCCCGCCCATGCTCTATACCGGCGCAAAGGGCCGAACGGGTGGGTGGATGTACCGGCCGGAAAGTTCCTGCAGGACGTCAGCGCACTCGCCAAGGGGCTGATCGCCGGCGGGCTCGAACCGGGCGACACTGTCGCCGTCATGTCTGCCACCTCCTACGAGTGGACCCTGGTGGATTTCGCCATCTGGTTCGCCGGCGGAGTGACCGTACCCATCTACGAAACATCCTCAGCCAGCCAGGTGGACTGGATCCTCCGCGATGCCGGAGCGCGCCGCGTCTTTGTCCAGGACCATGCCACGGCGGAACTTGTCAGCGGCGTGGTGGCCGGCTCGGCCACGCTCCGGGACCGTTTGGTCAACGTCATACGCATGGATTACGACGGCGAAGCGCCGCACCTCGCCAGCGTTTCGGCTGCGGGGGCGGGAGTCAGCGACGCCGAACTCGAACGGCAGCGGAGCACGGCGGGCCTCGACGACGTCGCGTCCCTGGTCTACACGTCCGGCACCACCGGCAGCCCCAAAGGGTGCGAGATCACCCACGGCAACTTCGCGCTGGTGGCCCGGAACATCGTGGCATTCCTGCCGGAGCTCCTGGTCCAGGACCAGTCCCGGACCCTGATGTTCCTGCCACTCGCCCACGTCCTTGCCCGGGCGGTGCAGGTGGTCTGCCTCTCCGCCGGGGCCACCCTGGGACACACCCAGGGCGCCGCGCAGCTGCTGGAGGACCTGGGCACGTTCAAGCCCACCTTCCTGCTGGTGGTCCCCCGGATCTTCGAAAAGGTCCGCGCCACCGCGGCGCATAAGGCAGCACTGGCCGGGAAGGGCCGGCTCTTCCACGCGGCCGTGGCTGCAGCGATCTCCTACTCCACCGAACAGGACCGGCAAAGCCGCGGCGAGGGGTCCGGGCCCGGGTTCGTCCTGCGGGTCCGGCACGGCCTTTTCGACCGGCTGCTCTATCCCCGACTGCGCCAGGCACTGGGCGGCCAGGTGGGTTACACCGTGTCCGGAGCCAGCCACCTTTCCCTGGAGGACGCACACTTCTTTCGCGGTGCAGGCATCCCGGTGCTGGAAGGGTACGGCCTGACCGAAACCACCGCGCCGTGCACAGCCAACACGCCCACCCGGACGCGCGTCGGGTCCGTGGGCATTCCGATTCCAGGCACCACTATCAGGGTGGCCCAGGATGGCGAGATCCTGGTCAAAGGCATTGGCGTGTTCAAGGGGTACCACAACAACCCACAGGCCAATGCCGAGGCGTTCGTGGATGGCTTCTTCCGCACCGGGGACCTCGGGGAGCTGGACCCGGACGGCTTCCTCACTGTCACGGGCCGGAAGAAGGACATCCTGGTCACGGCCGGCGGAAAGAACGTCGCCCCTGGGCCACTCGAAGACACCATCAGGGCGCACCAGCTGGTGGGCCACGCCGTGGTGGTGGGTGACGGCCAGAAGTTCGTGTCGGCGCTGATCACGCTGGACCCGGACGGGCTGGCCGACTGGAGGTCGGAGCGCGGGATGCAGCCACTGGAGCGCCAGGCCGCCGTCACAGACGCCGAGGTCCTCGCGGCCGTCCAGGAAGCGGTGGACCACGCCAACCTTTCGGTCTCAAAGGCCGAATCCATCCGCCGGTTCACGCTCCTGGACACGGAGTTCACAGTGGAATCCGGCCACCTGACGCCGTCGCTGAAGCTGAAGCGGTCCGCCGTCGTCAGCGATTTTGACGCCGAGATAGCGAAACTTTACGCCTGA